Proteins found in one Mycobacterium branderi genomic segment:
- a CDS encoding acyl-CoA dehydrogenase family protein, which produces MDFALNEDQATLQEVLRDFFDKKSPESAVREQMADPAGYDKALWRQMAEQLGLQSLALPEEYGGSGFTFVELGIALEEMGRALVVSPFFASCVMATQLLLAADDHDAMKQYLPAIASGELIGTVAIAEDSGSWLPADVTTTATESAGGWTISGHKSYVLDGAIADVVLVAARSNDRVGVFAVDGGTAGLTRVPLQTMDQTRKQARIEFGNTPAKLIGSLDRGQRAIQTMLDHSMIALSAEALGGTAKVLDMAVDYAKVREQFGRPIGSFQAIKHKCASMLVELESSRSAAYYALWAASAGDPDVPKLASLAKAFCADTYLSACGENIQIHGGIGFTWEHPAHLYLKRAKNTQLFLGSSDLHRQRLADLIGI; this is translated from the coding sequence GTGGATTTCGCACTGAATGAGGACCAGGCCACCCTGCAGGAGGTCTTACGCGACTTCTTCGACAAGAAGTCCCCCGAGTCAGCGGTGCGTGAGCAGATGGCGGACCCCGCAGGCTACGACAAGGCGTTGTGGCGGCAGATGGCCGAGCAACTCGGGCTGCAAAGCCTGGCGTTACCCGAGGAATACGGCGGCAGCGGCTTTACTTTCGTCGAACTGGGCATCGCGCTCGAAGAGATGGGCCGGGCGCTGGTGGTGTCGCCGTTCTTCGCCTCATGCGTGATGGCCACCCAACTGCTGTTGGCGGCCGACGACCACGACGCGATGAAGCAGTACCTTCCGGCTATCGCGTCCGGTGAGTTGATCGGCACAGTGGCGATCGCCGAGGACTCCGGTTCGTGGCTGCCCGCAGACGTGACCACCACGGCCACCGAATCGGCTGGCGGATGGACGATTTCGGGGCACAAATCGTATGTACTTGACGGGGCGATCGCCGATGTGGTGCTCGTCGCAGCGCGTAGCAACGACCGAGTCGGGGTGTTCGCCGTCGACGGTGGCACGGCCGGGTTGACGCGAGTGCCCCTGCAGACCATGGATCAGACCAGGAAGCAGGCCAGGATCGAGTTCGGCAACACACCGGCGAAGCTGATCGGTTCCCTGGATCGCGGCCAGCGCGCGATCCAGACCATGCTCGATCATTCGATGATCGCACTGTCGGCCGAAGCGCTCGGCGGCACCGCGAAGGTGCTTGACATGGCCGTTGACTACGCGAAGGTGCGTGAACAGTTCGGCCGGCCCATCGGCTCATTTCAAGCGATCAAGCACAAATGCGCGTCGATGCTCGTCGAGCTGGAATCCTCACGCTCGGCGGCGTATTACGCGCTGTGGGCGGCCTCAGCAGGGGATCCCGACGTGCCGAAGCTGGCCAGCCTGGCGAAGGCTTTTTGCGCCGACACCTACCTGTCCGCGTGCGGTGAAAACATCCAGATCCACGGCGGTATCGGATTCACCTGGGAGCATCCCGCACATCTGTACTTGAAGCGCGCCAAGAACACGCAGCTCTTCTTGGGCAGTTCTGATCTGCATCGCCAGCGATTGGCCGATCTGATCGGAATCTAA
- a CDS encoding SDR family NAD(P)-dependent oxidoreductase, protein MTLDGRTALVTGAAGGIGNAICRHLARAGANVAMCDLNGQAAEQLAAELAGTANGQLAGYAMDVTDSADVAEAVAAVQARQGAVDILVNNAGIDKIEPFVESAEDTWKKVVSVNYLGAVIVTRAVLDGMIERRYGRIINIGSDAGRVGSSGEVVYSGTKGAVIAFGKALARETATKGITVNTVCPGPTDTALLKQISERSQSMYDALAKAVPMKRIGTPDDIAPAVVFFAGDGAAYITGQTLSVSGGLTMA, encoded by the coding sequence ATGACACTTGATGGACGCACCGCACTGGTCACCGGTGCAGCGGGCGGCATAGGCAACGCGATCTGCCGGCACCTGGCACGAGCCGGCGCGAACGTGGCCATGTGTGACCTCAACGGCCAGGCCGCCGAGCAGCTCGCCGCCGAACTCGCGGGGACCGCCAACGGACAGCTGGCCGGGTACGCCATGGACGTGACCGACAGCGCCGATGTCGCCGAGGCCGTCGCGGCCGTCCAGGCCCGGCAGGGAGCAGTGGACATCCTGGTCAACAACGCCGGCATCGACAAGATCGAACCGTTCGTCGAATCGGCCGAAGACACCTGGAAAAAGGTCGTGTCGGTCAACTATCTCGGCGCCGTCATCGTCACCCGCGCAGTGCTCGACGGGATGATCGAGCGCCGCTACGGGCGAATCATCAATATCGGTTCCGACGCCGGCCGCGTTGGATCCTCCGGCGAGGTGGTGTATTCGGGTACGAAGGGTGCGGTCATCGCGTTCGGTAAGGCGCTGGCCCGCGAAACCGCCACCAAGGGAATCACGGTCAACACGGTGTGCCCGGGACCAACCGACACCGCGCTGCTCAAACAGATCTCCGAGCGCAGCCAGTCCATGTATGACGCGTTGGCGAAAGCGGTGCCGATGAAGCGCATCGGCACGCCCGACGACATCGCCCCGGCGGTGGTGTTTTTCGCCGGCGACGGCGCGGCATACATCACCGGCCAAACACTGTCGGTCAGCGGCGGCCTGACGATGGCCTAA
- a CDS encoding CaiB/BaiF CoA transferase family protein, whose translation MGPLQGIRVLELAGIGPAPFGCMLLADLGAEVVRVERATGASTIDGAGRAGSDPKKYVPHRGRRSIALDLKSPAGRDTLLALVERADALVESFRPGVAERLGVGPDVCLARNPRLVYTRMTGWGQSGPLADAAGHDINYIAVAGVLDNFRRTGERPLAPLNVVGDMGGGGMLLAFGIAAALVHAGRTGRGQVVDAAMVDGAALQLATTIGMRAQGRWPGAPGSNVSDSGAPFYEVYECADGRFIAVGALEEPFWDEFVKRLGVAPDSLPDRDDPTLWPEGKRRLAEVFGTRSRDEWAAVFDGSDACVSPVLSLDEAPHHPHAVARSAFIEVAGTVQPAPAPRFSRTPAAAPTPPPPRGADTEAVLRDWGIGDLAVEGTP comes from the coding sequence ATGGGGCCATTGCAGGGCATCCGGGTTCTCGAACTCGCCGGCATCGGCCCGGCACCGTTCGGCTGCATGCTGTTAGCCGATCTTGGTGCGGAGGTGGTCCGCGTCGAGCGCGCGACAGGTGCGTCGACGATCGACGGCGCAGGCCGCGCAGGATCCGATCCCAAAAAGTATGTGCCGCACCGCGGGCGGCGCTCCATAGCGCTGGATCTCAAGTCGCCGGCCGGACGTGACACACTGCTGGCGCTTGTCGAGCGCGCCGACGCGCTCGTCGAGTCTTTTCGCCCCGGGGTTGCCGAACGGCTCGGCGTCGGGCCCGACGTTTGCCTGGCACGCAATCCGCGCCTGGTGTATACCCGCATGACCGGGTGGGGTCAAAGCGGTCCGCTGGCCGATGCGGCCGGACACGACATCAACTACATCGCGGTGGCGGGCGTGCTGGACAACTTCCGGCGAACCGGTGAACGTCCGCTGGCGCCGCTTAACGTGGTGGGCGACATGGGCGGCGGCGGCATGCTTTTGGCGTTCGGGATCGCAGCCGCACTAGTGCATGCTGGGCGCACCGGTCGCGGCCAGGTGGTCGATGCCGCCATGGTGGACGGGGCGGCACTGCAGCTGGCGACGACGATCGGGATGCGCGCGCAGGGCCGCTGGCCCGGTGCGCCGGGTTCGAACGTCTCCGACAGCGGCGCACCGTTTTATGAGGTGTATGAGTGCGCGGACGGTCGCTTCATCGCCGTCGGCGCCCTCGAAGAGCCGTTTTGGGATGAGTTCGTCAAACGCCTTGGCGTAGCGCCGGATTCGCTGCCCGACCGCGACGACCCAACGCTGTGGCCAGAAGGCAAACGGCGGCTGGCCGAGGTGTTTGGGACCCGATCGCGTGACGAGTGGGCCGCCGTGTTCGACGGCAGCGACGCCTGCGTGTCGCCGGTACTGAGCCTCGACGAGGCGCCGCATCACCCCCATGCCGTGGCCCGATCGGCGTTCATCGAGGTCGCCGGCACCGTACAGCCCGCTCCCGCACCGCGTTTCAGCAGGACTCCCGCCGCCGCGCCGACACCTCCGCCGCCGCGCGGCGCCGACACCGAAGCGGTGTTACGAGATTGGGGCATAGGGGATTTGGCAGTGGAAGGAACACCATGA
- the macS gene encoding MacS family sensor histidine kinase, with translation MATARSSDPVTPLWRAAQVFRLLSCLYALGFQVAVNADLARPALAWALCAVLLGFSVACAVAYVRGFGRRPAWVIAELVVVVALMCSNRIVASAQWAADNQTWPTTLWATNPTISAALLFGPVGGMAAGIAVMATNFAVKNYFTLDMSHNATLIIEIALGLAIGMAAQTARRAHEDLQRAIRLSVAVEERERLSRHVHDGVIQVLALVSKRGREIGGDAAELADLAGEQERVLRRLVASAELPRDGDATTVDIRTLLTRRQDDRVSVSLPATPVPLLRHAADELDAAVGNALDNVRSHAGPDARAFVLLEDLGDAVTVSVRDDGVGIPAGRLDEAVEQGHVGISKSIVGRLASLGGSAHLSTDVGAGTEWELTVPRAEQRRG, from the coding sequence GTGGCGACGGCCCGCAGCAGTGATCCGGTCACGCCGCTGTGGCGGGCGGCGCAGGTGTTTCGTTTGCTGAGTTGCCTGTATGCGCTGGGATTCCAGGTCGCGGTCAATGCCGATTTGGCCCGGCCCGCGCTCGCATGGGCATTGTGCGCGGTGCTGCTCGGGTTCAGTGTGGCGTGTGCGGTCGCTTATGTGCGGGGGTTCGGGCGCCGCCCGGCATGGGTGATCGCCGAGCTTGTGGTCGTTGTCGCGTTGATGTGCTCGAACAGGATTGTGGCGTCGGCGCAGTGGGCGGCGGACAACCAGACCTGGCCCACGACGCTGTGGGCGACCAATCCGACGATTTCTGCGGCGCTGCTGTTCGGTCCGGTCGGCGGGATGGCGGCGGGAATAGCCGTGATGGCGACCAATTTCGCCGTCAAAAACTACTTCACCCTCGACATGAGTCACAACGCCACCCTCATCATCGAGATCGCGCTCGGGTTGGCTATCGGCATGGCCGCACAGACTGCCCGACGCGCCCACGAGGATCTGCAGCGGGCGATCCGGTTATCGGTCGCCGTCGAGGAACGCGAACGCCTGTCGCGCCACGTTCATGACGGTGTGATCCAGGTGTTGGCGCTGGTATCCAAGCGTGGCCGCGAGATCGGCGGCGACGCGGCCGAATTGGCGGATTTGGCAGGCGAACAAGAACGGGTGTTGCGCCGGCTGGTGGCCTCGGCGGAGTTGCCGCGCGACGGCGACGCGACGACGGTCGACATCCGCACCCTGCTGACCCGCCGACAGGACGACCGGGTGTCGGTCAGCTTGCCGGCCACGCCGGTGCCCCTGCTGCGGCATGCGGCTGACGAACTGGACGCCGCGGTCGGCAACGCGCTGGACAACGTGCGCTCGCATGCAGGCCCGGACGCCCGGGCATTCGTGCTGCTGGAGGACCTGGGCGATGCGGTGACGGTCAGTGTCCGCGATGATGGTGTGGGCATTCCCGCCGGCCGCCTCGACGAGGCGGTCGAGCAAGGCCATGTCGGGATCTCGAAGTCCATTGTGGGACGGCTGGCCTCGCTGGGCGGCAGCGCGCACCTGAGCACCGATGTCGGCGCGGGCACCGAATGGGAGCTTACCGTCCCGCGGGCGGAGCAACGTCGTGGCTGA
- a CDS encoding RtcB family protein, with protein sequence MSQKVDGCKLLNFASELDDSTLQQAKETASMPFVHPHVALMPDAHFGKGSSVGTVIPTIDAVIPAAVGVDIGCGMIAARMDFTTDELAGRDLAALRRSIESAIPMSKGSYNTSTEHFSFTAKRIALLEKLAGDAEVDLTHSPNWRLQLGSLGGGNHFIELCLDEQERVWLFLHSGSRGVGNKIAQRHIKVAQKLCKQWWIKLPNPDLAYLAQGTPEFGRYLRELKWAQRFALENRAEMMDRFRRAFAHWMGCDPDRADELEVDRVNAHHNYTAKENHGGRDVWVTRKGAIDAHEGVRGLIPGSMGTRSYVVRGKGSPSALCSAPHGAGRRYSRNKARELFTADDLAQRMQGIEYRHGDAWVDEIPDAYKPIDAVMADAAELVTVEHQLRQILNVKGE encoded by the coding sequence GTGTCACAGAAGGTCGACGGCTGCAAGCTGCTGAACTTCGCCAGCGAGCTCGACGACTCGACCCTACAGCAGGCCAAAGAGACAGCGTCGATGCCGTTCGTGCACCCGCATGTCGCGCTGATGCCGGACGCACACTTCGGTAAGGGTTCGTCGGTTGGCACCGTCATTCCCACGATCGACGCGGTGATACCGGCAGCCGTCGGTGTCGACATCGGCTGCGGAATGATCGCCGCTCGAATGGATTTCACCACTGACGAACTGGCCGGCCGCGACCTCGCCGCGCTGCGGCGCTCGATCGAGTCCGCTATCCCGATGAGCAAGGGAAGCTATAACACCTCCACTGAGCACTTCTCGTTCACCGCGAAGCGAATCGCGCTGTTGGAGAAGCTCGCCGGCGACGCCGAGGTGGATCTCACCCACTCACCGAACTGGCGTCTGCAGCTCGGTTCGCTCGGCGGCGGCAACCACTTTATCGAGCTGTGCCTCGATGAGCAGGAGCGCGTGTGGTTGTTTCTGCATTCCGGTTCCCGCGGCGTGGGCAACAAGATCGCGCAACGCCACATTAAGGTCGCGCAGAAGCTGTGCAAGCAATGGTGGATCAAGCTGCCCAACCCCGATCTGGCGTACCTTGCGCAAGGCACGCCGGAATTCGGCCGCTACCTTCGGGAGCTGAAATGGGCGCAGAGGTTCGCGCTGGAGAACCGCGCCGAGATGATGGACCGCTTCCGCCGGGCCTTCGCCCACTGGATGGGCTGCGACCCCGACCGGGCAGATGAACTGGAGGTGGACCGGGTCAACGCGCACCACAACTACACGGCCAAGGAAAACCACGGCGGCCGCGACGTGTGGGTTACCCGCAAGGGCGCGATCGACGCGCACGAAGGGGTCCGGGGCCTGATACCGGGAAGCATGGGTACACGCTCGTATGTGGTGCGCGGCAAGGGCTCTCCGTCCGCCTTGTGCTCGGCGCCGCACGGCGCCGGGCGGCGTTACTCGCGCAACAAGGCCCGCGAATTGTTCACCGCCGACGATCTGGCGCAGCGCATGCAAGGCATCGAGTACCGACACGGTGACGCCTGGGTCGACGAGATACCCGACGCCTACAAGCCGATCGACGCGGTGATGGCAGACGCGGCCGAGCTGGTGACGGTGGAACACCAGCTGCGTCAAATCCTCAACGTGAAAGGAGAATGA
- a CDS encoding response regulator, with the protein MVVDDHPIWRDAVARDLADNGFVVVATADGVASARRRAAVVKPDVVLMDMRLADGDGVQATTAVLEVSPASRVLVLSASDERDDVLQAVKAGALGYLVKSASSAELAQAVHATAAGRAVFTPGLAGLVLGEYRRLERSPQAGPATPALTQRETEVLRLVAKGLSAKQIASRLSLSHRTVENHVQATFRKLQVANRVELTRYAIEHGLHE; encoded by the coding sequence ATGGTGGTCGACGACCATCCGATCTGGCGTGACGCGGTCGCCCGCGACCTCGCCGACAATGGCTTTGTCGTGGTCGCCACCGCCGACGGCGTCGCCTCGGCGCGGCGGCGCGCCGCGGTGGTCAAACCCGACGTCGTCCTGATGGACATGCGGCTGGCCGACGGCGACGGCGTCCAGGCCACCACCGCGGTCCTGGAGGTCTCGCCGGCTTCACGAGTGCTGGTGTTGTCGGCGTCTGACGAGCGTGACGACGTCTTGCAAGCGGTGAAGGCCGGCGCGCTGGGGTATCTGGTCAAGAGCGCCTCGAGCGCCGAGCTGGCGCAGGCCGTGCACGCCACCGCGGCGGGCCGGGCCGTGTTCACCCCCGGTTTGGCCGGGCTGGTGTTGGGTGAATATCGCCGCCTGGAACGCAGCCCGCAGGCGGGCCCGGCCACCCCGGCGCTCACGCAGCGGGAAACCGAGGTGTTGCGGTTGGTTGCCAAAGGGCTGTCCGCCAAGCAGATCGCCAGCAGGCTCTCGCTGAGTCACCGCACGGTGGAAAATCATGTTCAGGCGACGTTCCGGAAGCTTCAGGTCGCTAACCGGGTGGAGTTGACCCGCTACGCCATCGAGCACGGCTTGCACGAATAG
- a CDS encoding acyltransferase family protein, with amino-acid sequence MTTLTGLPTPDELAASTPAGRDRALDVIRITSLIAVVAGHTLMAISTIRGGVLIWDNLLTKSVAFQALTWIFQIMPLFFFAGAAACLTSWQPGTNWGNWLMTRCTRLFRPVFYYLGFWAIALTALHCVLPQHVYDPIAGVATQAMWFLGAYVLVLAAMPALYRITTTVRLAAGVSAVYGAIAVIDVVRLHWPAASSLGYLNLAVWLIPAMFGVAYRRRLLTGRAALTIAAAMFAVNLALVWWGPYQVSMVGTGDHHLSNTSPPSLLMAGHAIVLSLVAIAAAPAISRWAQRPRVWWWTALGNSGAMTLYLWHIPALLGVHLLFDELGLPRYPGQPDFVVVSAAQILLMSGVVATLFIALRPLENNPLPGWDRAAPVKTVGRGRVIGTLLCVAGAATLVSIHWGLKDVGLYFQATTVTALVAARALASTRPRAHQALAPAMANPGRDH; translated from the coding sequence ATGACAACGTTGACCGGACTCCCCACGCCCGACGAACTGGCGGCGAGCACTCCGGCCGGGCGCGACCGTGCGCTGGACGTCATCCGCATCACCTCCCTGATCGCCGTGGTAGCCGGCCACACCCTGATGGCGATCAGTACGATCCGCGGCGGGGTCCTCATCTGGGACAACCTGCTCACCAAATCCGTTGCATTCCAGGCGCTGACCTGGATCTTCCAGATCATGCCGCTGTTCTTTTTCGCCGGCGCCGCCGCATGCCTGACGTCCTGGCAGCCCGGTACCAACTGGGGCAACTGGCTGATGACACGGTGCACCCGACTATTCCGGCCGGTGTTCTACTACCTCGGATTCTGGGCAATCGCACTCACTGCGCTGCATTGTGTTCTGCCACAACACGTCTACGACCCGATCGCCGGTGTGGCCACCCAGGCGATGTGGTTTTTGGGTGCCTACGTGTTGGTGCTCGCCGCGATGCCGGCGCTGTATCGCATCACTACCACGGTCCGCCTGGCCGCCGGTGTGAGTGCCGTCTACGGGGCCATCGCCGTCATCGACGTCGTCCGGCTGCACTGGCCTGCCGCGTCGTCGCTCGGCTATCTGAACCTCGCGGTCTGGTTGATCCCCGCCATGTTCGGCGTCGCCTACCGCCGCCGATTGCTCACTGGCCGCGCTGCGCTCACCATCGCCGCCGCGATGTTCGCGGTGAACCTCGCGCTGGTGTGGTGGGGGCCCTACCAGGTGAGCATGGTCGGCACCGGTGACCACCACCTGTCCAACACCAGCCCGCCGTCGCTGTTGATGGCCGGCCACGCCATCGTCCTGAGTCTCGTGGCGATCGCCGCCGCCCCGGCGATCAGCCGGTGGGCGCAGCGGCCACGCGTGTGGTGGTGGACAGCGCTCGGCAACTCCGGTGCCATGACCCTGTATTTGTGGCACATCCCCGCACTGCTGGGCGTCCACCTGCTCTTCGACGAACTCGGCCTGCCCCGCTACCCCGGCCAGCCCGATTTCGTCGTGGTCAGCGCCGCGCAGATACTCCTGATGAGCGGCGTCGTCGCAACACTGTTCATCGCACTGCGGCCCTTGGAGAACAACCCGCTGCCCGGTTGGGACCGCGCCGCACCCGTCAAGACCGTCGGGCGCGGCCGGGTGATCGGTACGCTGCTGTGCGTGGCCGGGGCCGCGACGTTGGTGTCGATCCATTGGGGCCTCAAAGATGTAGGCCTGTACTTCCAAGCCACCACCGTGACCGCGCTGGTGGCCGCCCGGGCGCTCGCGTCCACGCGGCCCCGCGCACATCAAGCTCTGGCACCCGCCATGGCGAACCCAGGGCGGGATCATTGA
- a CDS encoding enoyl-CoA hydratase-related protein — protein sequence MTEATTGQQPVTRAVTDGVAVLTWNRPGRNNAWTVPMENEYFRLLEECGNDPSVRVIVVTGVGRSFCPGMDAGVLAENARNGTTTEPHLRTPFTLPRSIPKPIIAAINGACAGIGFVAAMNCDLRFASSTAKLTTSFAQRGIMAEHGLAWSLPRNIGVSKALDLLFSARVVMAPEAAELGIVDRVYEPDELMTQTLDYAANLARNSSPLAMGVIKRQVYAAQESSHEEARTLALRYWMGLLRHHPDFNEGITSFLEKRPPRFAAWDPSTPLEPPPLPR from the coding sequence ATGACAGAAGCCACCACCGGGCAGCAGCCGGTAACGCGAGCGGTCACCGACGGCGTCGCGGTGTTGACCTGGAATCGCCCCGGGCGCAACAACGCGTGGACCGTGCCGATGGAGAACGAGTACTTCCGCCTCCTCGAAGAGTGCGGGAATGACCCGTCGGTGCGGGTGATCGTGGTAACCGGCGTCGGGCGCAGCTTTTGCCCTGGCATGGACGCCGGTGTGCTGGCCGAGAACGCCCGGAACGGCACGACCACCGAACCTCATCTACGAACACCGTTTACGTTGCCGCGCTCGATTCCCAAGCCGATCATCGCGGCAATCAACGGCGCCTGCGCCGGCATCGGATTCGTCGCGGCGATGAACTGCGACTTGCGATTCGCCTCGTCAACGGCCAAGCTCACCACCTCGTTCGCGCAGCGCGGCATCATGGCCGAGCACGGGCTGGCCTGGTCGCTGCCGCGCAACATCGGCGTGTCGAAGGCATTGGATCTGTTATTTTCCGCGCGGGTTGTGATGGCGCCCGAGGCGGCCGAGCTCGGCATCGTCGACCGGGTGTACGAACCGGACGAGCTGATGACCCAGACGCTCGACTACGCAGCGAACCTCGCCCGCAATTCCTCGCCGCTGGCGATGGGGGTGATCAAGCGGCAAGTGTATGCGGCACAAGAAAGTTCGCATGAAGAGGCCCGTACACTGGCCTTGCGGTATTGGATGGGCCTTTTGCGCCATCATCCCGACTTCAACGAGGGCATCACCAGTTTTCTGGAGAAGCGGCCGCCGCGGTTCGCGGCGTGGGATCCGTCCACGCCGCTTGAGCCTCCCCCACTTCCGCGCTGA
- a CDS encoding DUF2339 domain-containing protein: MTEPHVVITRLSADFASISRQMSRVSADLAELDRYFASWAAGAPRRVAPAPAAPSTPPAPAEPGPTPPPAPARPAQVQRSEPAPPPGWPPPRTRTPREPREWRLADSGAIGKILAVAGVAVTLVGVVLLLVLAARAGLLRPEIRVAGGGALAAALVTVGARLASRPGGRVGAIAMAATGIAAGYLDVIAVTTIYHWVPAAAGLVLAAVVGGAGLALARSWDSEHLGLLVVVPLVGLAPAITRGVDLMVIGFMLALSVAALALQWGKDWIWMYAARIAAPTVPSLIALSTIGRDDPWLVGAACGLAALLAIVSGLALVATITNKAALAVLAAAGTLPVLASGVAVDRVLATLLTGSLAAGLLALVVLGRELPRIVVQVWSVLSAASALIAVTTAFHGYLEPPVLLAMAIVVAVAGRRNAIARWVAAGFGFIGLAEFLHYAPPGNLLTGTAVPTSVAVATMATSLLAIGYVAAMAPVHTLIDARDPDITRLLAIAGVAQLVYSVTMFSVTAGVLIGGASAGFLAGHMAATICWIAMAAALFGYARRQSNQKRAVAVSGGLALTAAATAKLFLFDLGTLDGIFRVTAFIVVGLVLLAMGTGYARSLAPYDRTLQH, encoded by the coding sequence ATGACCGAACCGCATGTGGTGATCACCCGATTGTCGGCTGATTTCGCGTCGATCTCGCGGCAGATGTCGCGCGTCTCGGCGGACTTGGCCGAACTCGACCGCTACTTCGCGTCGTGGGCGGCGGGCGCGCCGCGGCGTGTCGCGCCCGCACCAGCCGCGCCGTCGACGCCGCCCGCCCCAGCGGAACCCGGGCCCACACCACCGCCCGCCCCTGCCCGGCCGGCGCAGGTGCAGCGCAGTGAACCAGCACCGCCGCCGGGCTGGCCGCCGCCGCGCACCCGCACACCGCGGGAGCCGCGGGAGTGGCGGTTGGCGGATTCCGGCGCGATCGGCAAGATCCTGGCCGTCGCCGGGGTCGCCGTCACGCTGGTCGGTGTCGTGCTGCTGCTGGTTTTGGCCGCCAGAGCCGGCCTGCTGCGGCCGGAGATCCGGGTGGCCGGTGGCGGCGCTCTGGCCGCCGCACTCGTGACCGTCGGCGCCCGGCTGGCCAGCCGGCCGGGTGGGCGCGTCGGCGCGATCGCGATGGCCGCCACCGGTATCGCCGCCGGCTACCTCGACGTCATCGCCGTGACCACCATCTACCACTGGGTGCCGGCCGCGGCCGGGCTGGTGCTCGCCGCCGTCGTGGGCGGTGCGGGCCTGGCTCTGGCGCGGAGTTGGGACTCCGAGCACCTCGGATTGCTGGTGGTAGTCCCGTTGGTCGGCCTGGCGCCGGCCATCACGCGCGGCGTCGATCTCATGGTCATCGGTTTCATGCTCGCCCTGTCGGTGGCGGCCCTGGCCCTGCAGTGGGGCAAGGACTGGATCTGGATGTACGCCGCCCGTATCGCCGCACCCACGGTGCCGTCGCTGATCGCGTTATCGACGATCGGTCGGGATGACCCGTGGCTGGTGGGCGCCGCCTGCGGCCTGGCCGCGCTGCTGGCCATCGTCTCGGGGCTCGCGCTGGTCGCCACCATCACCAACAAGGCCGCGCTCGCTGTGTTGGCGGCGGCGGGAACGCTGCCGGTGCTCGCCAGCGGCGTGGCCGTCGACCGGGTGCTGGCCACGCTGTTGACCGGCAGCCTCGCCGCGGGCCTGCTCGCACTGGTCGTGCTGGGCCGCGAGCTGCCCCGCATCGTCGTGCAGGTCTGGTCGGTGCTGTCGGCAGCATCGGCGCTCATCGCGGTCACCACCGCGTTCCATGGCTACCTCGAACCCCCGGTGCTGCTGGCGATGGCGATCGTCGTCGCGGTCGCGGGCCGGCGCAACGCGATCGCCCGTTGGGTCGCAGCAGGATTCGGCTTCATCGGACTTGCCGAATTCCTGCACTACGCCCCTCCGGGCAACCTGTTGACGGGCACCGCGGTGCCGACGTCGGTCGCGGTCGCCACCATGGCCACCAGCCTGCTGGCCATCGGCTATGTGGCGGCCATGGCACCGGTGCACACCCTGATCGACGCACGCGATCCCGACATCACCCGGCTGCTGGCCATCGCCGGCGTAGCGCAACTCGTCTACTCCGTCACGATGTTCAGCGTGACCGCCGGGGTGCTGATCGGCGGCGCCAGTGCCGGGTTCCTGGCCGGGCACATGGCGGCCACGATCTGCTGGATCGCCATGGCCGCTGCACTTTTCGGCTATGCGCGCCGGCAGTCGAACCAGAAGCGGGCTGTCGCGGTGAGCGGCGGTCTGGCATTGACTGCGGCAGCCACGGCCAAGCTGTTCCTGTTCGATCTGGGCACCCTCGACGGCATCTTCCGGGTGACCGCCTTCATCGTCGTGGGCCTGGTGCTGCTCGCCATGGGCACCGGCTACGCCCGCTCCCTGGCCCCGTATGACCGCACCCTCCAACACTGA